In one window of Lacticaseibacillus casei DSM 20011 = JCM 1134 = ATCC 393 DNA:
- a CDS encoding response regulator transcription factor: MKLLMIEDNTSVAEMMAMFFQKEKWEVVNAYDGEEGLAKFKEAPDSFDIITLDLNLPKMDGMQVAKEIRQISETVPLIMLTARDTESDQVLGLELGADDYVTKPFSPITLIARIKALHRRAEVGAEVGAEQAAPEEKKDGFDVETDHFKLSTKTREAYLNGKQIEGLTPKEFDLLHTLSKSPKQVFSREQLLQLVWDYEYYGDERAVDAHIKKLRQKIEKVGPQIIQTVWGVGYKFDDSGLDQ; encoded by the coding sequence GTGAAACTATTAATGATTGAAGACAATACAAGCGTGGCAGAAATGATGGCCATGTTTTTTCAAAAAGAAAAGTGGGAAGTCGTGAACGCTTATGATGGCGAAGAAGGGCTTGCTAAGTTTAAAGAAGCACCTGACAGCTTTGACATCATCACCCTGGATCTGAATCTTCCTAAAATGGACGGGATGCAGGTGGCCAAGGAAATCCGCCAGATCAGTGAAACCGTCCCGTTGATTATGTTGACGGCCCGCGATACTGAAAGTGACCAGGTGCTGGGACTTGAACTCGGCGCGGATGACTATGTAACCAAACCGTTTTCGCCGATTACGCTAATTGCGCGTATCAAGGCGTTGCATCGCCGCGCTGAAGTTGGTGCCGAAGTCGGTGCGGAGCAGGCGGCGCCGGAGGAAAAGAAGGATGGCTTTGACGTTGAAACCGACCATTTCAAGCTCAGTACCAAGACGCGTGAAGCTTATTTGAATGGCAAACAAATCGAAGGTCTGACACCCAAAGAGTTCGACTTGTTGCACACGTTATCTAAGAGCCCCAAGCAGGTCTTTTCCCGCGAACAATTACTTCAGCTGGTGTGGGATTATGAATACTATGGTGACGAACGCGCAGTCGATGCGCATATTAAAAAGCTGCGTCAAAAGATCGAAAAGGTCGGTCCGCAAATCATTCAAACCGTTTGGGGCGTCGGGTACAAGTTTGATGATTCGGGGCTTGATCAATGA
- a CDS encoding class I SAM-dependent methyltransferase: MANEHLEKLYHVLDDSTTILNQQLKTSFIAAITEAGEDLDSGEVMQEDGLPNDEAKKKLTALFDQIKLATYEPEEIRQALQLVLVKAIKVDGIEPNKQITPDAMASLATFMVTIFVQQHPDQLRVADLAVGTGNLLFAVMNQLHKAWNVEVKGFGVDNDEALLAVAGMSSSLQHLDVDLFHQDALDNLLFKDADVVVSDLPVGYYPVDERAKKFATATKKGHSYAHHLLIEQSMNVLKPGGLGLFYVPSQVFRSKEAEGLTKWLAKAMYFQGLLNLPDDFFADKNAEKSLLILQKPSPDVKRAKQVLLGQFPDLNDRDAFAAFIGKVKDWAAANIVL, translated from the coding sequence TTGGCAAACGAACATCTTGAAAAGCTTTACCATGTTTTAGATGACAGCACGACGATCTTGAATCAACAGTTGAAGACATCTTTTATTGCGGCGATTACTGAAGCCGGAGAGGATCTTGACTCAGGTGAGGTGATGCAGGAAGATGGTTTGCCCAACGATGAGGCAAAGAAAAAACTAACCGCGCTGTTTGATCAAATCAAGCTGGCTACCTATGAGCCGGAAGAAATTCGTCAGGCGTTACAGTTGGTTTTGGTGAAGGCCATCAAAGTCGATGGGATTGAGCCGAACAAGCAAATAACGCCGGACGCGATGGCTAGTCTGGCAACGTTTATGGTCACCATCTTTGTTCAACAACATCCCGATCAACTGAGGGTTGCTGATTTGGCAGTAGGAACCGGAAATTTGTTGTTTGCGGTCATGAATCAGCTTCACAAGGCCTGGAATGTCGAAGTCAAAGGCTTTGGCGTTGATAATGATGAGGCGTTGCTGGCAGTAGCAGGAATGAGTAGCAGTCTTCAACACTTAGACGTTGATTTATTTCATCAAGATGCTTTGGACAATCTTTTGTTTAAAGATGCTGACGTGGTGGTTTCAGATTTGCCAGTGGGCTATTACCCGGTTGATGAACGCGCTAAAAAGTTTGCGACTGCCACAAAGAAAGGCCATTCTTATGCGCATCACCTGTTAATTGAGCAAAGCATGAATGTCCTGAAGCCGGGCGGATTAGGCTTGTTTTATGTGCCTAGTCAGGTGTTTCGCTCTAAAGAGGCAGAGGGCTTAACCAAATGGCTGGCAAAGGCCATGTATTTTCAGGGCTTGTTAAACTTGCCGGACGACTTTTTTGCCGATAAGAATGCGGAAAAGAGCCTATTGATTTTGCAAAAGCCAAGTCCAGACGTCAAACGCGCTAAGCAGGTCTTACTTGGGCAGTTTCCGGACCTCAATGATCGTGACGCATTTGCGGCCTTTATTGGTAAGGTCAAGGATTGGGCGGCAGCCAATATTGTGTTGTAA
- a CDS encoding SdpI family protein → MILLVAGCMQLLMGILLVLFRPRHQTNFWGYTSYLASVNADSFRLAQRWFCQALIVTGALEGAAGWIIHRLSWDNFFIIWLFVAVLLFLPGFVYTESRLRQYLEAHHQLPYDYVAPDDVPKPKRRKGFKDL, encoded by the coding sequence ATGATCTTACTTGTTGCTGGATGCATGCAATTACTAATGGGCATCCTTCTGGTACTTTTTCGACCGCGACATCAAACCAATTTCTGGGGCTACACATCCTATCTCGCCAGTGTCAATGCCGATAGTTTTCGTCTAGCGCAACGGTGGTTTTGCCAGGCATTGATTGTTACCGGTGCGCTCGAAGGCGCTGCCGGTTGGATCATTCACCGGCTTTCGTGGGATAATTTTTTCATCATTTGGCTTTTTGTGGCTGTACTGTTATTCTTACCGGGATTCGTTTATACCGAAAGCCGGCTAAGACAGTATCTTGAAGCCCATCACCAGCTTCCTTACGATTATGTCGCACCGGATGACGTTCCGAAACCTAAACGCCGTAAAGGTTTTAAAGATTTGTGA
- a CDS encoding glycosyltransferase family 8 protein, with product MTNTTTVPIFFSVDDGYVPCLAVALTSIRANKNPQVDFEINILNSGLLADNQKRLAPLAAPHFKIRFIAMDAVTKQISGDTNKLRGDYVTLTIYFRLFIADMFPQYDKAIYIDADTVADGDLTTLFATDMGDHLFAGVADPVMMTYPETIEYIQRDFGVQPGEYINSGVLLMNLAQLRKEHFSSRFLHLLKTYHFTMIAADQDYINVIAQHRIKYLPKIWNMQTGVPTAAEPGGKLIHYNLFGKPWHYQNAKLGDRFWHYAPASGFENDLKQQLAAFTPADQQADRDSMAGMLKTAVQACHTSNTILNAVKHGEQVAL from the coding sequence ATGACCAATACGACCACGGTTCCAATTTTCTTTTCGGTAGATGATGGGTACGTCCCATGTCTCGCCGTTGCGCTGACCTCGATTCGGGCGAATAAAAATCCCCAAGTTGATTTTGAAATCAATATTCTTAACAGCGGCTTATTGGCGGATAACCAAAAGCGACTAGCACCATTGGCAGCACCACACTTTAAGATCCGATTCATTGCGATGGATGCGGTGACCAAACAAATTAGTGGCGACACAAATAAGTTACGCGGTGATTATGTCACATTGACAATTTATTTTCGGTTGTTCATTGCCGATATGTTTCCCCAATATGATAAAGCTATTTATATCGATGCAGATACGGTGGCGGATGGGGATCTAACCACTTTATTTGCAACGGATATGGGCGATCATTTATTTGCCGGGGTGGCTGATCCGGTGATGATGACTTATCCGGAGACGATCGAATACATCCAGCGTGATTTTGGCGTTCAACCAGGCGAATATATTAATTCTGGTGTGTTATTGATGAATCTGGCTCAGTTGCGGAAGGAACACTTTTCAAGTCGGTTCCTGCATTTGTTGAAAACGTACCATTTCACAATGATTGCGGCTGATCAGGATTACATTAATGTCATTGCACAGCATCGAATCAAGTACTTACCGAAAATCTGGAACATGCAAACCGGCGTGCCGACCGCTGCAGAACCCGGTGGCAAGCTGATTCACTATAATCTTTTTGGTAAGCCGTGGCACTATCAAAATGCCAAGCTAGGCGACCGATTCTGGCATTACGCGCCGGCTTCGGGGTTTGAAAACGATTTGAAGCAACAGTTAGCAGCGTTTACGCCAGCTGACCAACAAGCTGATCGCGACAGTATGGCCGGCATGTTGAAGACCGCAGTCCAAGCATGTCATACAAGTAACACCATCTTGAATGCCGTCAAACATGGTGAACAGGTTGCGCTATGA
- a CDS encoding ACT domain-containing protein, which translates to MKQFYIVDSSILPDVVGKVIAARALLQNGEVKQVSEAVKRVGISRGTYYKYKDYVFLPDHEMASRKAVISLMLHHDRGILSEVLTVMSQAQASIVTINQNIPIHNWASVVISFDISALQGTLDDLATKLGGIRGVSDVHLISIE; encoded by the coding sequence GTGAAGCAGTTTTATATTGTTGACAGTTCGATTCTTCCGGACGTGGTCGGCAAAGTGATTGCCGCGCGGGCATTGCTCCAAAATGGCGAAGTTAAACAGGTGAGCGAAGCGGTTAAGCGAGTTGGCATTTCCCGCGGCACTTATTACAAATACAAGGACTATGTGTTTTTACCAGATCATGAAATGGCATCACGTAAGGCGGTCATTTCATTGATGCTTCATCACGATCGCGGCATTTTGTCGGAAGTTTTGACTGTGATGTCACAAGCTCAAGCCAGCATTGTGACCATTAACCAGAATATTCCGATCCACAACTGGGCAAGTGTCGTTATATCATTTGATATTTCGGCGCTTCAAGGAACCCTCGATGATCTCGCTACTAAACTTGGCGGCATTCGCGGTGTCAGTGATGTGCACCTGATTTCCATTGAATAA
- a CDS encoding sensor histidine kinase, with translation MKMLYQQLIGFFSVIMVTLVIVSILFIRSTTNTVWENGFKQLEQYTDVLKNNAVDENTYVINARFIQNAEEILSDQHVHFVIYDANNVAKYPVSQKSPMAAIKSSYWKKLKQGSAVAVPELMTNPVSGLSQNMTIYYQPVFLSEKLLFVIAAFAPVEQIQSSINKTEHNLLIAFVLSTLAAFIISYFIASYQVRRINQLRQATHQVAEGNYDVTVKMKSRSHDEVAELADDFRDTVTSLKASQQEIQRQEDRRRQFMADAAHEMRTPLTTINGLLEGLAYDAIPEESKGKSIELMRNETDRLIRLVNENLDYEKIRTNQILLSKHTFNARKDLDNIAEQLAQKAEEAGDKITIEAPEKLPTYADHDRFVQIMFNIVQNAVQFTQNGQITINGKLGYHQTEFRVSDTGIGMSKDQIKNIWERYYKADPSRKNTKYGESGLGMAIVHQLMGLHGGTIDVDSELGSGTTFTLIFPDEETAPKQKKQTGSKPSGDSAATKPDSTANTTSGSDQQTKPNK, from the coding sequence ATGAAAATGCTCTATCAACAGTTAATCGGCTTTTTTTCAGTTATCATGGTGACCTTGGTAATTGTGTCGATTCTGTTCATTCGTTCGACAACCAATACAGTTTGGGAAAATGGGTTTAAGCAGCTTGAACAGTACACTGACGTTTTAAAAAACAACGCTGTCGATGAAAATACTTACGTGATCAATGCACGCTTTATCCAAAATGCCGAGGAGATTCTTAGCGATCAACACGTGCATTTTGTTATTTATGATGCGAACAACGTGGCTAAGTATCCGGTTTCACAAAAAAGCCCGATGGCAGCGATTAAATCAAGTTACTGGAAAAAGTTAAAACAAGGTTCAGCCGTTGCCGTACCGGAGCTGATGACGAATCCTGTGAGCGGCCTGTCCCAAAATATGACGATCTATTACCAGCCGGTTTTTTTGAGTGAGAAACTACTATTTGTCATTGCGGCATTTGCACCGGTCGAGCAAATTCAAAGCTCGATTAACAAGACCGAGCACAACTTACTCATCGCTTTCGTTTTATCGACTTTGGCGGCCTTTATTATCAGTTACTTCATTGCGTCGTATCAGGTTCGCCGCATTAATCAACTGCGCCAGGCGACGCATCAGGTGGCGGAAGGCAACTACGATGTGACCGTTAAAATGAAAAGCCGCAGCCATGATGAAGTGGCAGAACTAGCGGATGATTTTCGTGACACGGTGACGTCTTTGAAAGCCAGCCAGCAGGAAATTCAGCGGCAAGAAGATCGGCGCCGGCAGTTTATGGCGGATGCAGCTCACGAAATGCGGACACCGCTGACGACGATTAACGGCTTGCTGGAAGGCTTGGCTTATGATGCAATTCCCGAAGAAAGCAAGGGGAAGAGCATTGAACTCATGCGTAACGAGACCGATCGTTTAATTCGCTTGGTCAACGAGAACCTTGATTATGAAAAGATTCGCACGAATCAGATTCTTTTGAGCAAACATACCTTCAACGCCCGCAAGGATCTTGATAATATTGCCGAACAACTGGCACAAAAAGCCGAAGAAGCTGGCGACAAGATTACGATTGAAGCACCGGAAAAGCTGCCAACTTATGCCGACCACGACCGGTTTGTTCAGATCATGTTCAACATTGTCCAAAATGCGGTTCAGTTTACGCAAAATGGACAAATTACGATTAATGGGAAATTAGGCTACCACCAAACCGAGTTTAGGGTGAGTGATACCGGCATCGGTATGTCCAAAGATCAGATAAAGAACATCTGGGAGCGATATTATAAAGCTGATCCTTCGCGGAAAAATACGAAATACGGCGAATCCGGTCTAGGTATGGCCATTGTCCATCAACTGATGGGCCTGCATGGCGGCACCATTGATGTTGACTCTGAATTAGGATCAGGTACCACGTTTACTTTAATCTTCCCTGATGAAGAGACGGCACCTAAGCAAAAGAAGCAAACCGGTTCAAAGCCATCAGGCGATTCAGCTGCGACCAAGCCAGACTCGACAGCCAACACCACCAGTGGCTCAGATCAGCAGACTAAGCCAAATAAATAA
- a CDS encoding GNAT family N-acetyltransferase yields MTIRRIQQNDFAEVDALLQTAFSGSKRGYHGEAALFAELRRTVDYDAALEVVATIDGHLVGYGLMTAVTITPDAHMQGVALAPLAVAPDYQGSGLGMAIVSELDMRATDLRRDFVSVIGDRQFFGRIGFRKAANYRLEPPFPIVAEDHLIKELVPGVLASVRGKVNYAHPFLAETLE; encoded by the coding sequence ATGACCATTCGACGAATACAGCAAAACGACTTTGCCGAGGTAGACGCCTTATTGCAAACCGCATTTAGCGGCAGCAAGCGCGGCTATCACGGAGAAGCAGCGTTATTCGCTGAGTTACGACGCACCGTTGATTATGATGCAGCGCTGGAAGTGGTGGCGACCATCGACGGTCATTTAGTCGGTTACGGATTGATGACTGCAGTCACCATTACGCCTGATGCCCATATGCAAGGTGTGGCCTTGGCCCCTTTGGCCGTAGCACCTGATTATCAAGGCAGTGGATTAGGGATGGCGATTGTTTCGGAGCTCGATATGCGGGCCACAGATCTACGTCGCGATTTTGTCAGCGTCATCGGCGATCGGCAGTTCTTCGGCCGCATCGGCTTTCGCAAGGCCGCAAACTATCGACTCGAGCCACCGTTTCCGATCGTGGCCGAAGACCATCTCATTAAGGAGCTGGTCCCCGGCGTTTTGGCTAGCGTGCGCGGAAAAGTCAATTACGCGCATCCTTTTTTAGCTGAAACATTGGAGTAA
- a CDS encoding amino acid permease has product MQAEKDDQPELARNLKSRHVQLIAIGGTIGTGLFLGSGQSIHSAGPSILFAYLITGGICFLLMRALGELLMSDVDSHTFIDFITKYLGKDAGWVTGWTYWICWVALAMAEVTAIGLYIKFWLPDVPQWLPGLIALAVLLLLNLVSVGLFGEAEFWFALIKIVAIIGLIVLGIFMMIVRFKTPLGHASLANLVNDGGLFPKGFGGFLMSLQMVVFSFVGIEMVGLTASETKDPHKVIPEAINEIPMRILLFYVGALFVIMCIYPWRHVSPVNSPFVEVFNNVGIPFAADIINFVVLTAAASACNSSIFSTGRLLFSLTVTGKSQSAQWAAKLSRRQVPARAILISTAVIAVAVVLNLFLPGAVFTLVSSMATISFLFVWAMIMLAHLRYKKLYPHKEGFRMPFYPVSDYLVLGFLLLTAIIMLFDRAMLSALIFAVVWIATLFILRRLRRAAKA; this is encoded by the coding sequence ATGCAAGCCGAAAAAGATGATCAACCTGAACTGGCGCGGAATTTGAAAAGTCGCCATGTTCAACTGATTGCGATTGGAGGCACCATTGGAACTGGTTTGTTTCTGGGTTCCGGTCAGTCTATTCACTCGGCTGGTCCTTCGATTTTGTTTGCTTATTTAATAACTGGTGGCATCTGTTTCTTGTTGATGCGGGCATTGGGCGAGTTATTGATGTCTGATGTGGATTCGCACACATTTATTGACTTTATTACCAAGTATTTGGGTAAAGATGCCGGCTGGGTCACAGGCTGGACTTACTGGATTTGCTGGGTTGCGCTGGCAATGGCCGAAGTGACTGCCATCGGCTTATACATTAAGTTTTGGTTGCCTGACGTTCCGCAGTGGTTGCCGGGCTTAATTGCATTAGCTGTTTTGCTGTTACTTAATTTAGTTAGCGTCGGGCTTTTTGGCGAAGCGGAGTTCTGGTTTGCGCTGATCAAAATTGTCGCAATTATTGGTCTTATTGTCCTGGGCATTTTCATGATGATTGTTCGTTTCAAAACGCCGCTCGGCCATGCGAGTCTGGCTAATCTTGTCAATGATGGGGGCCTTTTTCCCAAAGGATTTGGCGGCTTTTTAATGTCACTGCAAATGGTTGTGTTTAGTTTTGTCGGAATCGAAATGGTCGGGTTAACGGCAAGTGAGACAAAGGATCCGCATAAAGTGATTCCCGAGGCCATTAACGAAATTCCGATGCGGATTCTGTTATTTTACGTAGGCGCGTTATTTGTCATCATGTGTATTTATCCGTGGCGGCATGTTTCGCCGGTTAACAGTCCCTTTGTTGAGGTTTTCAATAATGTGGGTATTCCATTTGCCGCGGACATCATCAATTTTGTCGTGTTAACTGCCGCAGCTTCGGCATGTAATTCGTCTATTTTCAGTACTGGTCGGCTACTTTTCTCATTGACGGTCACTGGTAAAAGTCAATCAGCGCAGTGGGCGGCCAAATTGTCACGGCGACAGGTGCCGGCTCGCGCGATTTTGATCTCGACGGCCGTGATTGCCGTGGCGGTTGTTTTGAATCTTTTCCTTCCAGGCGCGGTTTTCACGTTGGTTTCAAGTATGGCCACGATCAGCTTTCTGTTTGTCTGGGCCATGATCATGTTGGCGCACTTGCGATATAAAAAGTTATATCCACATAAAGAAGGCTTTCGGATGCCGTTCTATCCAGTTTCGGATTACCTTGTTTTAGGGTTTCTCCTCCTGACCGCTATTATCATGCTGTTCGATCGGGCAATGCTTTCGGCACTGATTTTTGCGGTTGTTTGGATTGCAACACTCTTTATATTACGGCGGTTACGACGAGCTGCAAAAGCGTAA
- a CDS encoding glycosyltransferase, protein MTSNILFCGDASMTDGVLIATLSLMRQTRHPLHIFILTATLTVKGHHYQPFAAETAERMAKLMQAQNPEHQLTRIDITEQFLANPPLANMGTMFTPYCMLRLYADLVPELPDRVLYLDTDVICRRPFDAFYNQSMTDVDIAGVLDHYGKWWFHHRLAWFDYLNSGVLLMNLAHIREDGLLVRCRRLVRHRWLFMPDQSALNIKAKFKRILPQKYNEQHQLKPHTVFQHFTTFFRFWPYFRIVTVKPWQIQAVHQQLGLHEYDDLLKDYRHLAPKLKEVS, encoded by the coding sequence GTGACCAGCAATATTTTGTTTTGCGGTGACGCGAGCATGACAGACGGCGTTTTGATTGCCACATTGTCGCTAATGAGGCAGACGCGCCACCCGTTACATATTTTTATTTTGACGGCGACGTTAACTGTCAAGGGCCATCATTACCAACCGTTCGCTGCTGAGACAGCTGAGCGGATGGCTAAGCTGATGCAGGCACAGAATCCGGAACATCAACTGACGCGGATTGACATCACGGAGCAGTTCTTGGCTAATCCACCGCTTGCTAACATGGGCACGATGTTCACGCCTTACTGTATGCTTCGGCTGTATGCCGATTTAGTGCCGGAGTTGCCCGATCGCGTGTTGTACCTGGATACGGATGTGATTTGCCGTCGCCCGTTTGATGCGTTTTACAATCAATCAATGACGGATGTTGATATTGCCGGTGTCTTAGATCATTATGGCAAATGGTGGTTTCATCATCGGCTTGCCTGGTTCGATTATCTTAATTCCGGCGTGCTGTTGATGAATCTTGCCCATATTCGGGAAGATGGTTTGTTGGTTCGGTGTCGGCGGCTGGTTCGGCATCGCTGGCTGTTCATGCCGGATCAAAGTGCTTTGAACATAAAGGCTAAATTCAAACGAATCTTGCCGCAAAAATATAACGAACAACATCAGCTTAAACCGCATACCGTCTTTCAACATTTCACGACTTTTTTTCGTTTCTGGCCATATTTTCGGATTGTCACCGTCAAGCCTTGGCAGATTCAGGCGGTGCATCAGCAGTTGGGATTGCATGAATATGATGATTTGTTGAAAGATTACCGCCATCTAGCCCCTAAATTGAAAGAAGTGTCTTAA
- a CDS encoding 1-acyl-sn-glycerol-3-phosphate acyltransferase: MAKVLTYRRLTDDVVAAPNQNSAIPADYRWQPTRGFRLKADLVYGGSWLFAQGYCRIKLHVRNRQVFRQAAYCGYFVYGNHTQPFGDVFTPMRVNQSRRVFTLASAANLSVPVLGRLVPYGGGVLVPRRLHQLRDFNTEIRQLIQAKHVVMIYPEAHVWPYYTGIRPFEAGAFHYPVELDAPVFVTTMTYQKRHWRRKPRRILYVDGPFWPDRQLPIKLRQQKLAEQVKKVMTNRATLSNTEYIRYQQEGRARP; the protein is encoded by the coding sequence ATGGCTAAAGTTTTGACTTATCGGCGGTTGACCGATGACGTTGTTGCAGCGCCTAATCAAAATTCCGCCATTCCTGCTGATTATCGGTGGCAGCCTACGCGTGGGTTTCGACTGAAAGCGGATCTTGTTTATGGCGGATCATGGCTGTTTGCCCAAGGTTACTGTCGCATAAAGCTGCATGTCCGCAATCGGCAGGTTTTTCGTCAGGCAGCCTATTGCGGTTATTTTGTTTATGGTAATCATACCCAGCCGTTTGGGGATGTTTTCACGCCGATGCGGGTGAATCAATCACGCCGAGTATTTACATTGGCATCTGCTGCGAACTTGAGCGTCCCGGTTCTTGGCCGTCTGGTACCTTATGGCGGAGGTGTCCTGGTTCCACGGCGCTTACATCAGTTGCGTGATTTCAATACTGAAATTCGCCAGCTTATTCAGGCTAAGCATGTTGTCATGATTTATCCTGAAGCCCATGTCTGGCCGTATTATACCGGTATCCGCCCATTTGAGGCCGGTGCGTTTCATTATCCTGTTGAACTCGATGCGCCGGTTTTTGTGACCACTATGACGTATCAAAAACGCCATTGGCGGCGTAAACCGCGGCGGATTTTGTATGTCGACGGTCCATTTTGGCCTGATCGTCAACTCCCAATCAAGTTGCGGCAACAAAAGCTAGCCGAGCAGGTAAAAAAAGTCATGACGAACCGTGCCACTTTAAGCAATACCGAGTATATTCGATACCAACAGGAAGGGAGGGCGCGGCCGTGA
- a CDS encoding lysophospholipid acyltransferase family protein → MKSGKFVGPDRAAVIDNIRRAVAAKTFNVKVEEHDPTFSEAEETAIINRYLHQRQAWSFRLKTLICRLMVNAYSLRVTKDVDVVGIDKIRAIKSGGVITSNHFSPFENMAVRKAVRLAGRHRMYIVSQDTNLAMKGLLGFVMNYDDTIPLSGRPSFLNGPFMQMLTAAFNGHHWVLIYPEQEMWFNYRKPRPPKRGAYFYAASGNVPIISCFTEIRDLPARENQQLREVRYILHVLDPIYPDPKLSVRDNSFQMMQRDYQQKCRAYEAAYHRKLTYTFSSQDIAGWDPQK, encoded by the coding sequence ATGAAGTCGGGGAAGTTTGTCGGACCGGATCGGGCGGCGGTGATTGACAATATTCGGCGAGCGGTCGCTGCTAAAACGTTCAACGTCAAAGTCGAGGAGCATGATCCGACTTTTTCTGAAGCAGAGGAAACGGCGATTATCAACCGCTATCTACATCAGCGGCAGGCGTGGTCGTTTCGGCTCAAAACATTGATTTGCCGCCTCATGGTGAATGCTTATTCGCTGCGGGTGACAAAAGATGTTGACGTTGTTGGTATTGACAAGATTCGCGCGATTAAAAGCGGCGGAGTGATTACCAGTAACCATTTTAGTCCATTCGAAAATATGGCCGTGCGCAAAGCGGTCCGATTGGCTGGCCGTCATCGGATGTATATCGTGAGTCAGGATACGAACTTGGCCATGAAAGGGCTGTTGGGGTTTGTCATGAACTATGATGATACGATTCCGTTATCCGGGCGACCCAGTTTTCTGAACGGGCCGTTTATGCAAATGCTGACGGCGGCGTTTAACGGGCATCATTGGGTTCTGATTTATCCAGAACAGGAGATGTGGTTTAATTACCGCAAACCGCGGCCACCAAAGCGCGGCGCTTATTTTTACGCGGCGTCTGGCAATGTGCCGATCATTTCCTGTTTCACGGAAATTCGCGATCTGCCGGCCAGAGAGAATCAACAACTGCGGGAAGTTCGCTACATTCTCCACGTCCTTGATCCCATTTATCCCGATCCCAAATTATCGGTTCGCGATAACAGTTTTCAAATGATGCAACGCGATTACCAGCAAAAGTGTCGTGCCTATGAAGCTGCTTATCATCGGAAATTGACGTATACCTTTTCATCACAAGACATTGCAGGCTGGGATCCGCAAAAATAA
- a CDS encoding IS30 family transposase — protein MQKQDSTHRQKGQHLTSLERGKVAGFRQAGKSNRWIAAEIGVCPQTINNEIKRGTVDQVKKSNGKRVYHRQYLPEAAQARYETARLSCHRPDKFASVQVFLAWYVQRAKQDKWSPDASIGYAKRHKLFTPEELVCASTLYQYIDDQRLEIRNIDLLEKTKRKTSHQHHTKAKRLAGRSIEERPKVVERRRQFGHWEMDTIVGKRNGKESVILTLIERKTRCQLLRLIEGRDADSVSYALRGIKREWGACIKTITADNGPEFTALNTAFAGTETEIFYAHPYTSCDRGTNEAHNRMIRQDFPKGMSLDDISPSQVQATQDRLNQLPRKQQGYCTPQQNFEAEARRVRRMAQ, from the coding sequence ATGCAGAAACAGGATAGCACACACCGCCAAAAAGGTCAGCACTTAACATCACTCGAGCGCGGAAAAGTGGCCGGATTCCGCCAAGCTGGGAAGTCCAATCGTTGGATTGCTGCTGAAATTGGCGTCTGCCCGCAGACCATTAATAATGAAATCAAGCGAGGTACAGTAGATCAGGTCAAGAAGAGTAATGGCAAGCGCGTCTACCATCGACAATACCTGCCAGAGGCTGCTCAGGCACGTTACGAGACTGCACGCTTGAGCTGCCATCGTCCTGACAAGTTCGCCAGCGTACAGGTCTTCTTAGCCTGGTACGTACAGCGAGCTAAGCAGGACAAATGGTCGCCGGATGCTTCAATCGGCTATGCCAAGCGACACAAGCTGTTTACTCCTGAAGAGCTTGTTTGTGCCTCGACTTTGTACCAGTACATTGACGACCAACGCCTAGAGATTCGAAATATCGACCTGTTGGAGAAGACTAAGCGGAAGACCTCTCACCAGCACCACACCAAGGCTAAGCGCCTGGCTGGCCGCAGTATCGAGGAACGGCCTAAGGTCGTTGAACGACGCAGGCAGTTCGGTCACTGGGAGATGGATACCATTGTCGGTAAACGCAATGGCAAGGAGAGCGTCATCTTGACTCTGATTGAGCGCAAGACCCGTTGCCAACTTCTCCGCTTGATCGAAGGACGAGATGCAGACTCTGTGAGCTATGCATTGCGTGGAATCAAGCGCGAATGGGGAGCTTGCATCAAGACCATCACAGCCGACAACGGACCCGAGTTCACCGCCTTAAATACTGCTTTTGCTGGGACGGAAACTGAGATCTTCTACGCCCATCCTTACACGTCCTGCGACCGTGGCACCAACGAGGCACATAACCGGATGATCCGCCAGGACTTCCCTAAGGGCATGTCCCTAGATGACATTAGCCCTAGTCAAGTGCAGGCCACGCAAGACCGCTTGAATCAGTTGCCTCGCAAACAACAGGGCTACTGCACACCCCAGCAAAACTTTGAGGCCGAAGCTCGGCGCGTTCGCCGCATGGCCCAGTAG